The following are encoded in a window of Cervus canadensis isolate Bull #8, Minnesota chromosome 11, ASM1932006v1, whole genome shotgun sequence genomic DNA:
- the FHIP1B gene encoding FHF complex subunit HOOK interacting protein 1B isoform X6 — protein sequence MERMNWLSRLASRGPGHRVPQGASLQTPVMADPETCLMVFKNHWSQVVRILERQGPRAAPGGADDLSAVRNHTYQMLTLLAEDRTVSSVPTAPGPLLEFALREDLLTRVLTWQLQWDELGDGVEERRAEQLKLFEMLVSEARQPLLRHGPVREALLILLDACGRPVPSSPALDEGLVLLLSQLCVCLAREPSLLEFFLQPPSEPGAAPRLLLFSRLVPFVHREGSLGQQARDALLLLMALSAGSPTVGRYIADHSYFCPVLATGLSALYSSLPRKIEVPGDDWHCLRREDWLGVPALALFMSSLEFCNAVIQVAHPLVQKQLVDYIHNGFLVPVMGPALHKTSVEEMIASTAYLELFLRSISEPALLRTFLRFLLLHRHDTHTILDTLVARIGSNSRVWPLPLSWLTWLCMVSLSLFRTLLNLSCEDVLLQLVLRYLVPCNHVMLSQKPAVRDVDLYGRAADKFLSLIPRCCRHRASSPPRPEHASWARGGPSREAGRREDTTGPGSPSVDSSSVVTVPRPSTPSRLALFLRQQSLGGSESPAPAPRSPGLATSPASSPGRRPSPVEEPGELEDNYLEYLREARRGVDRCVQACRTWSAPYDGERPPPEPSPVGSRTKKRSLLPEEGRDNAGEGEEEELGSGGLAGGARGSLGHLPPPQLNGLPGPWPEGAKKVRRVPKEGAGEPLEDTSEGMAGLEGFGQELRELEVALSNGGAGSEPPLEPSLPLEEEEAYESFTCPPEPPGPFLSSPLRTLNQLPSQPFTGPFMAVLFAKLENMLQNSVYVNFLLTGLVAQLACHPQPLLRSFLLNTNMVFQPSVKSLLQVCDACVHGCWAL from the exons ATGGAGAGGATGAACTGGCTGAGCAGACTGGCCTCCCGGGGCCCTGGGCACCGTGTACCACAAGGGGCCAGTCTGCAGACCCCTGTCATGGCTGACCCTGAGACCTGCCTCATGGTCTTTAAGAATCACTGGTCCCAG GTGGTGCGAATCCTGGAGCGGCAAGGCCCTCGGGCAGCTCCTGGGGGTGCTGATGATCTCAGTGCTGTGCGCAACCACACTTACCAGATGCTGACACTCCTGGCAGAGGATCGCACAGTGTCCTCCGTCCCCACAGCTCCTGGGCCCCTGCTTGAGTTTGCTCTGCGTGAGGATCTGCTAACCCGTGTGTTGACATGGCAGCTTCAATGGGATGAGCTTGGGGATGGGGTTGAGGAACGGCGAGCTGAGCAATTGAAACTCTTTGAAATGCTAGTGAGCGAAGCTCGCCAGCCCCTGTTGCGGCATGGTCCAGTTCGTGAGGCTCTACTGATCTTGCTGGATGCCTGTGGCCGCCCTGTGCCCAGTAGCCCAGCACTGGATGAAGGCCTGGTGCTACTTCTCAGCCAGCTGTGCGTGTGTCTGGCCCGGGAGCCTTCATTGCTCGAGTTCTTCCTGCAGCCACCTTCTGAACCTGGAGCTGCTCCCcgtcttctcctcttttctcgCCTTGTCCCTTTTGTCCATCGAGAGGGCAGCCTGGGCCAGCAGGCCCGCGACGCCCTGCTGCTGCTTATGGCTCTGTCAGCCGGAAGTCCCACCGTGGGCCGCTACATCGCAGACCACTCATACTTCTGCCCG GTGCTGGCCACAGGGCTGAGTGCCCTGTACTCATCACTGCCCCGAAAGATTGAAGTTCCAGGGGATGATTGGCACTGCCTGCGACGGGAGGACTGGCTCGGAGTGCCAGCCCTTGCGCTCTTCATGAGTTCCCTAGAGTTCTGCAATGCAGTCATTCAG GTAGCTCATCCTCTGGTGCAAAAGCAGCTGGTTGATTATATCCATAATGGGTTCCTGGTGCCAGTCATGGGCCCTGCCCTGCACAAG ACCTCTGTGGAGGAGATGATCGCCAGTACCGCCTATCTGGAACTTTTCCTACGGAGTATTTCAGAGCCTGCCTTGCTCCGTACCTTCCTGCGATTCCTGCTGTTACACCGGCATGACACCCACACCATCCTTGACACCCTTGTTGCCCGTATTGGCAGCAACTCCCGGGTATGGCCCCTACCTCTGTCCTGGCTTACCTGG ctCTGCATGGTGTCTTTGAGTCTCTTCAGGACCCTTCTGAACCTCAGCTGTGAGGATGTCCTGCTGCAGCTGGTTCTCAG GTATCTTGTCCCGTGTAACCATGTGATGCTGAGCCAGAAGCCGGCTGTGCGTGATGTGGACCTATATGGACGAGCCGCAGACAAGTTTCTCTCCCTAATCCCACGCTGTTGTCGGCACCGTGCCTCCAGCCCACCTCGTCCAGAGCATGCCTCATGGGCACGAGGTGGGCCTagcagagaggcagggagaagggaggacaCAACGG GCCCTGGAAGCCCAAGTGTTGACTCCTCTTCTGTGGTGACGGTACCCCGGCCCTCCACACCATCTCGTCTAGCCCTCTTCCTGCGACAGCAGAGCCTGGGTGGCTCCGagtccccagccccagcccctcgcTCACCAGGGCTTGCCAcgtccccagcctccagccctggCCGCCGGCCCAGCCctgtggaggagcctggtgagctggaAGACAATTACCTGGAGTACCTGCGTGAGGCGCGCCGTGGTGTGGACCGCTGTGTCCAGGCCTGCCGTACCTGGTCTGCCCCCTATGACGGCGAGCGGCCCCCTCCTGAGCCCAGTCCTGTTGGCTCCCGGACTAAGAAGCGCAGCCTACTGCCCGAGGAGGGCAGGGACAAtgcgggggaaggggaggaggaagagctggggagtggggggctgGCTGGGGGTGCACGGGGAAGCCTTGGccatctgccccctccccagctcaaTGGGCTGCCAGGACCATGGCCTGAGGGGGCCAAGAAGGTTCGTCGGGTGCCAAAGGAGGGAGCTGGGGAACCACTTGAGGACACCTCTGAGGGCATGGCAGGACTAGAGGGCTTTGGGCAGGAGCTTCGGGAGCTTGAGGTGGCATTGAGCAATGGGGGTGCTGGCTCTGAGCCCCCTCTAGAGCCTTCACTACCtcttgaggaggaggaggcctaCGAGAGCTTCACCTGTCCCCCTGAGCCCCCTGGCCCCTTCCTCAGCAGCCCTTTGCGGACTCTCAACCAGCTGCCAAGCCAGCCCTTCACTG